In the Octadecabacter sp. SW4 genome, one interval contains:
- a CDS encoding GNAT family N-acetyltransferase, whose product MGFDAQPILKGATLTLRPLAPDDYDGLYRAASNPETWAGHPAHDRHKPEVFRPYFDMLLASRATLVVIDNGSGDIIGCSRYYTAPDRPGTISIGFTFLECRYWGGTVNRAMKALMLAHAFADFDAVWFHIDPTNIRSQKATMKLGARHGYDADLALGPVPAPWKVYRLDREDWQT is encoded by the coding sequence ATTTGATGCGCAACCCATCCTGAAGGGCGCAACCCTGACCCTGCGCCCGCTTGCACCTGATGACTATGACGGGCTGTATCGGGCCGCATCAAATCCCGAAACATGGGCCGGTCACCCGGCCCATGATCGGCACAAGCCCGAGGTGTTCCGCCCCTATTTCGACATGCTGCTGGCCAGCCGCGCCACGCTGGTCGTGATCGACAATGGGTCCGGCGACATCATCGGCTGTTCACGCTACTACACCGCCCCCGACAGGCCGGGCACGATTTCAATCGGGTTCACGTTTCTGGAGTGTCGCTATTGGGGTGGCACCGTCAACCGCGCCATGAAGGCGCTGATGCTGGCCCATGCCTTTGCCGATTTCGATGCGGTCTGGTTCCATATCGACCCAACCAACATCCGCTCGCAAAAAGCGACGATGAAGCTGGGCGCGCGCCATGGTTATGATGCGGACCTGGCACTGGGGCCAGTGCCCGCGCCGTGGAAAGTCTATCGGCTGGATCGCGAGGATTGGCAGACATGA
- a CDS encoding DUF1989 domain-containing protein, with product MKPEVPHFAPPDDADARRAVQPVICYPPDTLPAPDLPALAALRQTATKSAQITVPPRDAACIDVPAGCFFRIVSVGGAQVGDLNLWNTADLSERFYSGKTRALHGTHLSTGDRMWSSFPTLRPMATITDDTLDWYGFDEFGGSVHDVIGTRCDPYTGALLKGAPYHHCCHSNLTRALAAHRDLPLHDAEVHIHDVLNVFMCTGFTRDTGQYFMKASPVRPGDYLEFYAEIDLTLGLSACPGGDCSAEHTSDTAPCFPLLIEIHDPGKAARAAHKPPAPNAYDRTHGSH from the coding sequence ATGAAGCCCGAAGTGCCTCACTTTGCCCCGCCAGATGACGCCGACGCCCGCCGCGCCGTGCAACCCGTCATCTGCTATCCGCCCGACACGCTCCCCGCGCCGGACTTGCCCGCGCTGGCAGCGCTGCGCCAGACCGCGACCAAATCGGCGCAGATCACCGTGCCACCCCGCGACGCTGCCTGCATTGACGTGCCTGCGGGCTGTTTCTTTCGGATCGTATCGGTCGGCGGCGCGCAGGTCGGTGATCTGAACCTCTGGAACACTGCCGATCTGAGTGAGCGCTTCTATTCCGGCAAGACCCGCGCGCTGCATGGCACCCATCTGTCGACGGGCGATCGGATGTGGTCGTCTTTTCCGACGCTGCGACCGATGGCGACGATCACCGACGACACACTGGACTGGTATGGGTTCGATGAGTTTGGCGGATCGGTCCACGATGTAATCGGCACACGTTGTGATCCCTACACGGGGGCGTTGCTGAAGGGCGCGCCCTATCACCATTGCTGCCATTCCAACCTGACGCGCGCTTTGGCCGCACACCGCGATCTGCCCCTGCACGACGCCGAGGTCCATATCCACGATGTTCTCAACGTGTTCATGTGCACCGGATTTACCCGCGACACGGGGCAGTATTTCATGAAGGCCAGCCCGGTGCGCCCCGGTGACTACCTTGAATTTTATGCGGAAATTGACCTCACGCTGGGCCTGTCCGCCTGTCCGGGTGGCGATTGTTCGGCGGAACATACCTCTGATACGGCACCCTGTTTTCCCTTGCTGATCGAAATCCATGACCCCGGCAAAGCCGCCCGCGCCGCCCATAAGCCGCCCGCACCAAATGCCTATGATCGCACGCACGGTAGCCATTGA
- a CDS encoding RidA family protein, whose translation MSDIPLSPITRLHTGPRMSQAVIHNGIVHLAGQVAAEGQSVAAQTQGCLDQIDTLLAEAGIDKTRILTAQIWLADMADFAEMNAVWDAWVPQGDCPARYAGEARLATPGYRVEIIVVAAQ comes from the coding sequence ATGTCCGATATTCCCCTCTCCCCGATTACCCGCCTGCACACCGGCCCCCGGATGAGTCAGGCCGTCATCCACAACGGGATCGTCCACCTTGCCGGCCAGGTGGCGGCCGAGGGGCAAAGCGTGGCCGCGCAGACCCAAGGGTGCCTTGATCAGATCGACACCCTGCTGGCCGAAGCGGGCATCGACAAGACCCGTATCCTCACGGCGCAGATCTGGCTGGCGGATATGGCGGATTTCGCGGAAATGAACGCCGTGTGGGATGCATGGGTGCCGCAAGGCGACTGCCCCGCACGCTATGCCGGAGAGGCCAGGCTGGCCACGCCCGGCTACCGCGTGGAAATCATCGTCGTCGCAGCACAGTAA
- a CDS encoding acyl-CoA thioesterase, with translation MPPFLTPLDAPALRAAGIPAPWGFGMADRVRFGELDALNHVNNVVYLRWYETLRVVYLESYGLYDLAGPDSKFVVKTVGLDYHAEVMRGAAYINVARTVAMRNSSFSMDYATFVDGTLTTTGTAVVVVLNADNSKRPLTDALRRHFIATDGAVQG, from the coding sequence ATGCCCCCGTTTCTGACCCCGCTTGACGCGCCCGCGTTGCGCGCCGCCGGTATCCCCGCCCCGTGGGGCTTTGGGATGGCGGACCGCGTGCGTTTTGGTGAACTTGATGCGCTGAACCACGTCAATAACGTGGTCTATCTGCGCTGGTATGAAACCCTGCGGGTGGTCTATCTGGAATCTTACGGGCTTTATGACCTCGCGGGGCCGGACTCGAAATTTGTCGTCAAGACTGTCGGTCTGGATTACCACGCCGAGGTGATGCGCGGGGCCGCCTATATCAACGTGGCGCGCACGGTGGCGATGCGCAACAGCAGCTTCAGCATGGACTATGCGACATTCGTGGATGGGACCCTCACCACCACCGGCACCGCTGTCGTCGTGGTGCTGAACGCCGATAATTCAAAACGTCCGCTGACGGACGCCCTGCGGCGGCACTTCATTGCAACAGACGGCGCGGTGCAGGGGTAA
- the pgi gene encoding glucose-6-phosphate isomerase has translation MWDALRAHHAGVKNRRFETLVDQARAADFSVQAGDMLLDYAKTNIDSDGRKLLIDLLDRAGVAAKRDAMFSGAAINETEGRAVLHTALRNLDGAPVMVDGVDVMDGVLQTLSRMARFAADVRGGVFQGQGGAITDVVNIGIGGSDLGPKMAAIALAPYHDGPRCHFVSNVDPADIAQVLRGCDPATTLVIVASKTFTTIETMTNAQTAKAWMGETVSDPAAQFAALSTSGDKTAAFGIDPSRVFGFEDWVGGRYSMWGPIGLSLMIAIGAKAFRAFLRGAQAMDTHFRSAEWSQNMPALLAMVGIWHNQICGHATRAVLPYDNNLARLPAYLQQLEMESNGKGVSMDGADLSVNSGPVVWGEPGTNGQHAFYQLIHQGTRVVPCEFLVAARGHEDDLHHQHQLLVANCLAQSEALMKGRDLAEARSKVADKFEGAELERQARHRVFPGNRPSVTIAYPQLDPFTLGQIVALYEHRVFVEGVVLGINSYDQWGVELGKELATALQPVVEGAQGTDDKDGSTAALVGFLRQNGV, from the coding sequence ATGTGGGACGCATTGCGCGCACACCATGCCGGGGTAAAAAACCGCCGCTTTGAAACACTGGTCGATCAGGCCCGCGCCGCCGATTTTTCCGTGCAGGCGGGCGATATGCTGCTGGATTACGCCAAGACCAACATCGATTCTGACGGGCGCAAGCTGCTGATTGATCTGCTGGATCGGGCGGGCGTTGCCGCCAAACGCGATGCGATGTTCAGCGGCGCGGCGATCAACGAAACCGAAGGGCGCGCGGTCTTGCACACCGCCCTGCGCAATCTCGATGGCGCGCCGGTCATGGTGGACGGTGTCGATGTCATGGACGGCGTGTTGCAGACCCTGTCGCGGATGGCACGTTTCGCCGCCGATGTGCGCGGGGGCGTGTTTCAGGGGCAGGGTGGCGCGATCACCGATGTGGTCAATATCGGCATCGGCGGGTCCGACCTTGGGCCAAAGATGGCGGCGATTGCACTGGCGCCCTATCATGACGGGCCGCGCTGCCATTTCGTCTCAAACGTTGATCCGGCCGATATCGCGCAGGTCTTGCGCGGTTGCGACCCGGCGACGACGCTGGTGATCGTAGCCTCGAAAACATTTACCACGATTGAAACCATGACCAACGCCCAGACCGCCAAGGCCTGGATGGGTGAAACGGTGTCCGATCCCGCCGCGCAATTTGCCGCGCTGTCCACATCGGGTGACAAAACGGCGGCCTTTGGCATTGATCCGTCGCGCGTGTTCGGGTTTGAAGACTGGGTCGGCGGGCGTTATTCCATGTGGGGCCCGATTGGCCTGTCGCTGATGATTGCCATCGGCGCCAAGGCTTTTCGCGCCTTTCTGCGCGGCGCGCAGGCGATGGACACCCATTTCCGCAGTGCCGAGTGGTCGCAGAACATGCCCGCATTGTTGGCAATGGTGGGCATCTGGCACAACCAGATCTGTGGTCATGCGACCCGCGCGGTGCTGCCCTATGACAACAATCTCGCGCGCCTGCCGGCCTATCTGCAACAGCTCGAGATGGAGAGCAACGGCAAGGGCGTCAGCATGGATGGCGCTGACCTGAGCGTCAATTCCGGCCCCGTGGTCTGGGGCGAACCGGGCACTAACGGGCAGCACGCCTTTTATCAGTTGATCCATCAGGGCACGCGCGTTGTCCCTTGCGAATTTCTGGTCGCCGCCCGTGGCCACGAAGACGACTTACATCACCAACACCAACTGCTTGTCGCCAATTGTCTGGCTCAATCCGAAGCCCTGATGAAGGGCCGCGATCTGGCTGAGGCGCGCAGCAAGGTTGCCGATAAATTCGAGGGCGCAGAGCTGGAGCGCCAGGCCCGCCACCGCGTGTTTCCGGGCAATCGCCCGTCGGTGACGATTGCCTATCCGCAGCTTGATCCCTTCACCTTGGGCCAGATCGTCGCGCTTTATGAACACCGCGTGTTTGTCGAAGGGGTGGTGCTCGGCATCAACTCCTATGACCAATGGGGCGTGGAACTGGGCAAAGAACTGGCCACCGCATTGCAGCCCGTTGTTGAAGGCGCGCAGGGGACCGATGACAAGGACGGATCAACGGCGGCGCTGGTCGGCTTCTTGCGCCAGAACGGGGTGTAA
- the zwf gene encoding glucose-6-phosphate dehydrogenase, whose product MVSRVIPTDDFDLVIFGGTGDLARRKILPGLFRRFLAGQMPETSRVIGAARSDMDSAGYRDMIRAAIAEFGGPEKRQKKAIEAFVAQLEYVTVDAMGDGGWKPLAKLMRKDVVRAFYFSVGPSLFGALAERLYGHKIADETSRIVVEKPFGRDLGSARELNATLAAHFNEDQIYRIDHYLGKETVQNLMAVRFGNMLFEPLWNNHYVDHIQITVAETVGVGGRGGYYDKSGAMRDMVQNHLMQLLCLIAMEAPHQFDADAVRDEKLKVIRALQPLDPHHLVRGQYDATSKTPSYRDDAENPRSHTESFIAMKAHIANWRWAGVPFYLRTGKRLKARTSEIVVVFKDLGHSIFEGDEKRHRNILTIQLQPNEGMNLQVTIKEPGPGGMRLIDVPLDMTFADALGPDADDVPDAYERLIMDVIRGNQTLFMRGDEVEAAWAWTDPIIEGWQARNDVPKHYDTGSAGPEDAMMLMHRDGRKWREIR is encoded by the coding sequence ATGGTCTCACGCGTTATTCCGACGGATGATTTCGATCTGGTGATTTTTGGCGGAACCGGCGATCTGGCGCGCCGCAAGATCCTGCCCGGTCTGTTTCGCCGCTTTCTGGCCGGGCAAATGCCTGAAACCTCGCGGGTGATCGGTGCGGCGCGGTCGGATATGGACAGCGCAGGGTATCGCGACATGATCCGCGCGGCGATTGCCGAATTTGGCGGGCCCGAAAAGCGCCAGAAAAAGGCGATCGAGGCTTTCGTGGCCCAGCTTGAATATGTCACCGTCGATGCGATGGGCGATGGCGGCTGGAAGCCTTTGGCCAAGCTGATGCGCAAGGATGTCGTGCGCGCGTTCTATTTTTCGGTCGGGCCATCGCTGTTTGGCGCCCTGGCCGAGCGTCTCTATGGCCACAAGATTGCCGATGAAACCAGCCGGATTGTCGTGGAAAAACCCTTTGGCCGCGATCTGGGCAGTGCGCGCGAATTGAACGCGACACTGGCTGCGCATTTCAACGAGGATCAGATTTACCGGATTGATCATTATCTGGGCAAGGAAACCGTCCAGAACCTGATGGCCGTGCGCTTTGGCAATATGCTGTTCGAGCCGCTGTGGAACAATCACTACGTCGATCATATCCAGATCACCGTGGCGGAAACGGTCGGTGTGGGCGGGCGCGGCGGCTATTATGATAAATCCGGCGCGATGCGCGATATGGTGCAGAATCACCTGATGCAGCTGTTGTGCCTGATCGCGATGGAGGCGCCGCATCAGTTTGACGCGGACGCTGTGCGGGACGAAAAGCTCAAGGTGATCCGCGCCTTGCAGCCGCTTGATCCACACCATCTGGTGCGCGGCCAGTATGACGCGACCTCCAAGACCCCCAGCTACCGCGACGACGCGGAAAACCCGCGCAGCCACACCGAAAGCTTTATCGCCATGAAGGCGCATATCGCCAACTGGCGGTGGGCGGGTGTGCCGTTTTATCTGCGCACGGGCAAGCGGCTCAAGGCGCGCACATCGGAAATTGTCGTTGTGTTCAAAGATCTGGGGCATTCGATTTTCGAAGGTGATGAAAAACGCCACCGCAATATCCTGACGATCCAGTTGCAGCCCAACGAAGGGATGAACCTGCAAGTAACAATCAAGGAACCGGGGCCGGGGGGCATGCGCCTGATTGACGTGCCGCTGGATATGACCTTTGCCGATGCCCTGGGCCCGGACGCCGACGATGTGCCTGATGCCTATGAACGGCTGATCATGGATGTGATCCGTGGCAACCAGACCCTGTTCATGCGCGGTGACGAGGTCGAGGCGGCCTGGGCCTGGACAGATCCGATCATTGAGGGCTGGCAGGCGCGCAACGATGTGCCCAAGCATTACGACACAGGCTCGGCTGGCCCCGAGGACGCGATGATGCTGATGCATCGTGACGGGCGCAAATGGCGTGAAATCAGGTAA
- a CDS encoding HNH endonuclease, which translates to MDGDFRTDFVRASGKLKQHPALVLNADYRPLSYYPLSLWPWQEAVKAAWLDRVDIVAQYDEYVHSPSTVIRIPSVVVLKDYVKPQKRVAFTRFNLFLRDEFCCQYCGARGDLTFDHVIPRAAGGVTSWQNVVAACAKCNLRKGSKSLRQSGMSLRKPPRPPGAEELRNTGRKFPPNHLHDSWVDFLYWDAELEA; encoded by the coding sequence ATGGATGGTGATTTTAGAACAGATTTTGTGCGGGCCTCGGGCAAGCTGAAACAGCATCCCGCTTTGGTGCTGAACGCCGATTACCGACCGCTTTCCTATTATCCGCTGTCGCTTTGGCCCTGGCAGGAAGCGGTCAAGGCGGCCTGGCTGGACCGGGTGGATATCGTCGCGCAGTATGACGAATATGTGCACAGCCCCTCGACGGTGATCAGGATTCCATCGGTTGTGGTGCTGAAAGACTATGTAAAACCTCAAAAGCGCGTGGCCTTCACGCGCTTTAATTTATTTCTGCGGGACGAATTCTGCTGCCAGTATTGCGGTGCGCGCGGTGATCTGACCTTTGACCACGTGATCCCGCGGGCGGCGGGCGGTGTCACCTCGTGGCAGAATGTCGTTGCCGCCTGCGCCAAGTGCAATCTGCGCAAGGGCAGCAAAAGCCTGCGCCAGTCGGGGATGTCACTGCGCAAGCCGCCGCGCCCACCCGGTGCCGAAGAACTGCGCAATACCGGGCGCAAGTTTCCGCCCAATCACCTGCATGACTCCTGGGTTGATTTTCTTTACTGGGATGCGGAGCTGGAGGCCTAG
- a CDS encoding alpha/beta hydrolase — translation MTRALTAGRREPLSSETRSAVIFLHGYGANGADLLGLADPLGEHLPDTLFLSPDAPEDCAGSPMGFQWFPIPWIDGSSEEESMEGMARAVADLDAFLDGVMVDEDLLPEQVMVFGFSQGTMMALHVLPRREDPVAGICAFSGRLVQPEVLQDELLCRPPVLLVHGDSDDVVPPESLPQAAEALQGAGWKEVYAHVMKGTGHGIAMDGLEVALAFMRQRLGYA, via the coding sequence ATGACACGCGCATTGACGGCCGGACGCCGCGAGCCTTTGTCGAGCGAGACCCGTTCGGCGGTGATCTTCTTGCACGGCTATGGTGCCAATGGGGCCGATCTTCTGGGTCTGGCCGATCCTTTGGGTGAACACCTGCCCGACACGCTGTTTCTGTCGCCCGATGCGCCCGAAGACTGCGCCGGATCGCCAATGGGGTTCCAGTGGTTTCCGATCCCGTGGATCGACGGATCAAGCGAGGAGGAATCAATGGAAGGCATGGCCCGCGCCGTGGCTGATCTTGACGCCTTTCTGGACGGGGTGATGGTGGATGAAGACCTGCTGCCCGAACAGGTCATGGTATTCGGCTTTTCCCAGGGGACGATGATGGCGCTGCATGTGCTGCCGCGCCGCGAAGACCCTGTCGCGGGGATATGCGCCTTTTCGGGGCGTCTGGTGCAGCCCGAAGTGTTGCAAGACGAGCTGCTGTGCCGCCCGCCGGTGTTGTTGGTGCATGGCGACAGCGATGATGTGGTGCCGCCCGAAAGCCTGCCGCAAGCCGCCGAGGCCCTGCAGGGCGCGGGGTGGAAGGAAGTCTATGCCCATGTGATGAAAGGCACCGGCCACGGCATTGCGATGGACGGGCTGGAAGTGGCGCTGGCGTTCATGCGGCAACGTCTGGGCTATGCCTGA